ATATTCTGTGGAAGGCTAAATACACCAGCACCAACCATTGAGCTAAGAACTAGCGCGGTGAGTGCAGTAAGGCTTAATGTATTTTTCAATGTATATCCTGGTTGTTGTGCAATCAAAAGTTAAAATCACGTTAAGATAGCAATGCTATAAATGGATTCACTGTCACGGCTTTTAAATCCAGTTGGATCACCTGCTAAATTAGAGTGTGGATTCTACGAATGAAATGCGCCAGATGCAATGGGAAAATATGCACAGAACAAGATGTTTTATTCACTTTCATTGTTTATGGTAAATAGGCGTGCATTTTATAAAGTGCTAACTCGAGCTGTTCAGGAATAGGTATCAGGAAGTAGGGCAATGCAAACAAAAAAAGCCAGCTTAATATTTAAGCTGGCTTTCATAATAGAATAAAGCTATCGATTATTTGAACAGGTCTGCACTGATGGTGACGCTGCCACCATTCGACTGCCATTCACGAGTGATATGGTAGTATTTTGCACCTTTAGCTTCTGCACGTTTGGCAATTTGATAACGAACTTCTGGGGTATTGGTGTAATAACCGGAGAAGGTAATGGAATCAAATGGAACCATCATAGCTGCTGCTGTTTTGTTCACTTCTTCAATGACATAACCACTTGGTAATGTCACGCTAGTACGACCCGGCTGGCTAGAGGAAGTTTCGAAGAAACGGCCAACAGCTTCGGTTGGTTCTTCAGAACTTGCAACGCCTGGGATCAGTACTTTATCTGCCGCTTCACCACCTTGCGCTAACAGCGCACGACCCGCGTCTGAATCAGCAGGAACAACCGCTTCTTCTTTTTGAATTTGGCGCTTAGGTGCATCTTTCTTATAGATATATGCGGTTGCTAAAGTGTTACCACCGTCATTCATGGCTACGTTACGAACTACATAAAATGAGGCCGCATCTTTTTCTTTGGCTTTTTTCGCGATAGCTTCGTATAAGTCAGGTTCAGATGGATAGAAACCACTTACAGTCACTGCATCAAAAGGTTGGTACACTTTTGCGTCCGCTTTAGACATTTCTTCAACACCACCGAAAACTCGGCGAGCAGATTCTTCACGTTTTGATGCATCTTTTGCGTACACATCAGCAACAACACGCATGTTGCCACTGTCACCTACATCATCAAGGCTTTGAATGTAAAAGGCATAAGCCCCCATTTTATCAGCCCTACGGGAAACTGCATCGGATGCTTCATAGATAGCATTAAAACGCCCAGTGACGGTTATACGCTCATAAGGTTGTAATTCAGTAGCCTGTTTTGGCGTTAATTCAACAGCCGCCTGTGTAGCGGTTATACTAGTTAATGATAGCACCGCGGCTGCGATGACCGTAGTTTTCAGCTTCATACAAAATCCTTCCGCCTTGCGCAATTTATTATAAACATGCTGAATAATAGTTGTAACACATGGCGGTGATTATTACACGTAACTGCCCATGTTGTCGCACTATTTTATTTTCATAAGATACAAATAATGATTGACTAGTCAAATTTACCAGTTTTTTTAAAGTATCCAGTATTTTATTGACCTAAAACTAAGATTTTCACGGTGAATTCCATTTACTGTCTTAGAATCGTGATCAATTATGGATCAATAAGGCTAATTTCAGTAGGTTATTAGAACATTTTACAGCTGTTCAACGACAAAATAGGACTTTTCCTTTTGATAAGGCAGTCATTTTTTTGGCGAATAACCTACAACATAGATTACTTCGAGCTTTAAAAAGGGAATATTATGCGAATTGGTATACCAAGAGAAAGACTTGCCAATGAAGCGCGTGTTGCCGCTACACCATCAACAGTTACCCAATTGTTAAACTTGGGTTTTTCGGTGTGTGTCGAGCAAAATGCGGGACATTTAGCAAGTTTCGATGATGCAGCTTATGAGCAAGCGGGTGCAGAAATTGTCTCTCGTGAGAGCGCGTTTTCTGCGGATATTGTATTTAAAGTGAATGCACCATTGTCGGACGAAATTCCTTTATTAAAAGAAGGGGCGACTTTAGTCAGCTTTATTTGGCCGGCGCAGAACCCTGAGTTAATGGAGGCATTAAAAGCCCGTAATATCAATGTAATGGCAATGGATGCCGTGCCGCGTATCTCTCGGGCACAATCACTCGATGCATTGAGTTCAATGGCAAATATCGCCGGTTACCGCGCGATTGTGGAAGCTGCACATGAATTCGGGCGTTTCTTCACCGGACAAATTACGGCTGCTGGTAAAGTACCGCCAGCAAAAGTGATGATCATCGGTGCGGGTGTGGCGGGTCTGGCTGCGATTGGTGCGGCAGGTAGCTTAGGCGCGATTGTTCGCGCATTTGATACTCGCCCAGAAGTGAAAGAGCAAGTTCAAAGTATGGGTGCCGAATTCCTCGAATTAGATTTTAAAGAGGATGCAGGTAGTGGTGATGGTTACGCGAAAGTGATGTCTGAAGCCTTTATTAAGGCAGAAATGGCGCTATTTGCTGCTCAAGCAAAAGACGTGGATATCATTGTAACGACGGCGCTTATTCCGGGTAGACCTGCACCGAAATTGATCACCAAAGAGATGGTTGAATCAATGAGGCCGGGCAGTGTGGTGGTTGACCTCGCTGCACAAACGGGTGGTAACTGTGAACTGACTCAAGCGGATAAATTAGTTGTCACTGATAATGGTGTCAAAATCATCGGTTACACAGATTTACCAAGCCGTTTACCAACGCAATCTTCTCAGCTATATGGTACCAACCTTGTTAACTTGATGAAGTTGCTGTGTAAAGAAAAAGATGGCGAAATCACGATTGATTTTGATGATTTAGTCATTCGCGGCGTTACGGTTATCAAGCAAGGTGAAATCACTTGGCCAGCACCACCAATTCAAGTTTCAGCTCAGCCACAAGCGAAGCCGAAAGCCGTTGAAAAGGTGAAAGCGCCAGAGAAAAAAATGTCACCGGTAACCAAAATGGCGCTGATGGCACTGGCTATCATCCTGTTTGGATGGTTCGCTAACTCAGCTCCAGCAGAGTTTTTATCGCACTTTACCGTCTTTGCGCTGGCTTGTGTGGTGGGATACTACGTGGTGTGGAACGTCACCCATGCGCTGCATACCCCGTTGATGTCGGTCACTAACGCCATCTCAGGGATTATTGTTGTTGGTGCATTGCTGCAAATTGGTAGTGGTGGCTGGGTAAGTTTCTTATCCTTTATTGCGATCTTGATCGCAAGCATCAATATTTTCGGTGGGTTCACAGTAACTCAACGCATGTTAAAAATGTTTCGTAAGGGATAAGGGGTAACTTATGTTGTCAAGTGGAGTTGTGACAGCAGCTTACATCGTTGCTGCTATCCTATTTATTTTCAGTCTTGCGGGGCTATCTCGCCATGAAAGTTCTCAACGCGGGAACACATACGGCATTATCGGTATGGGGATCGCGCTGATTGCGACGATCTTAGGTCCTCATAGTGCCAATGTGGGTTGGATGATAGTGGCAATGGTGATCGGTGCCGTGATTGGTATTCGTTTAGCCAAAAAAGTTGAAATGACCGAAATGCCAGAACTGGTTGCTATTTTACACAGTTTTGTGGGTTTGGCAGCGGTACTTGTGGGCTTCAACAGCTTTATTGCAAGTGAAGGTCACGCCAGCAGCGTGATGGAAAATATTCATTTAACGGAAGTTTTCTTGGGTATTTTCATCGGTGCTGTCACATTTACAGGCTCAATTGTGGCTTATGGCAAGCTGTCAGGAAAAATGTCATCGAAGCCGATGATGTTACCAAATCGCCATAAACTTAACCTTGCAGCCTTAGTCGTTTCATTTATTTTGCTGGTTATTTTCGTTAAAACTGACAGTGTTGGCTTGCAAGTGTTTGTTATGTTGATCATGACGGCGATTGCATTAGCCTTCGGTTGGCATTTAGTTGCCTCTATCGGTGGTGCAGATATGCCAGTGGTTGTATCGATGCTGAACTCATACTCAGGATGGGCAGCGGCAGCGGCAGGTTTCATGCTCAGTAATGACTTGCTGATCGTGACGGGAGCCTTAGTCGGTTCATCGGGAGCCATCCTTTCTTATATTATGTGTAAAGCGATGAACCGTTCGTTTATCAGTGTTATTGCCGGTGGGTTTGGTACTGATGGTTCATCAACAGGCTCTGAAGAAGAAATGGGCGAATACCGCGAAACCACGGCGGAAGAAGTCGCTGAAATGTTGAGAAACTCAACCTCAGTAATCATCACCCCGGGCTATGGTTTGGCGGTGGCACAAGCGCAATATCCGGTGCACGATATTACGGCAAAACTGCGTGAGCGTGGCATTAATGTTCGCTTCGGTATTCACCCTGTTGCAGGGCGATTACCGGGACACATGAACGTACTGTTAGCTGAAGCGAAAGTTCCTTATGACATCGTGTTAGAAATGGATGAAATCAATGATGATTTCGCCGAAACAGATACGGTGCTGGTTATCGGTGCGAATGATACCGTGAACCCAGCAGCGCAAGAAGATCCAAACAGCCCAATTGCGGGTATGCCAGTGTTAGAAGTTTGGAAAGCGAATAATGTCGTTGTGTTTAAGCGCTCAATGAATACAGGGTATGCAGGGGTACAAAACCCACTGTTCTTTAAAGAAAATACTCAAATGTTATTTGGTGATGCGAAAGCAAGCGTGGATGCAATTTTAAAAGCGTTGTAATTGCTTATCATTGACAGTATAGAATAAAACGCCCTGATTTCAGGGCGTTTTTATATTTGAACGTTTTATTGCTTATTATTAATCGAATTATGTGTAATTAAGAAGGAGCACTAAGAAGATAATAGTAAAAAGCGCACAAAAATGTCTATCTATGCGCTTTACAATTTGATTATTATCGCAAATTTAATTAATCATCCGTAGCCTTAATAGGGCATACAAAACCGTCAGGTTTAATCGCCAATAAGTCACATTTCAGTTTATCAATAACATGTTCGGCAGTATTACCTAAGAACGCGGCGGAAAGCCCTGTACGTCCTAAAATGCCGAGTACCACAACACCTGCGTGTAATTCTTCACACATATCGGGAATGATTTTTTCAGGTAATCCTTCACGAACATGCGTATTTTTTTCATCAATTGCGAACTTCTGCCGCAGGCTTTTCATGGCGATTAAATGTTGACCACGTAGGGCATTGTTATACAGGCTTGGGTCAAAATCAGGCAGTTCAATGGCAATGTTCATTGGCGCGATTGGGTAAGCGCTGACTAAATGAATTTCTTGCTCTTTAATAATTCTTTGTGCGAGATCTTGGGTTTTCTCAACCAACTTGATATTTAAGTCATCGTGGTAAGATTCTTCATTAGAAAGATTCACCGCAACCACCACAGAGCCGTGATCTGGCCAAACTTTATCTTTTACCATCCAAACAGGACACGGACATTTTCTTAATAAATGCCAGTCTAATGGGGTAAAAATGATGGATTCTAAGTTGTCAGTTTGGTGCGCCATTTTTAGTAGAAGGTCATGTTGACCGCTAATCACTTCCTGAATGATGGCTTCATAAGGCTTGTTGTGCCAAATGACTTTAATTTCTATCTCAATACCCGCTTCTAAATAAAAGTGGGCTTGTTGCTTGATCCACGCGGCTTTTTGGCTGATCACTCCTTTGCGCATTGCATTGCGCTCTTCAGGAGAAAGCAAGGTGGTCATGTCATAAGATAGGTCATAGATAGGCAGGAAGGCTTTTATCCGTCCGCCATTACGCTGCACGATATAAACTGCACGCCTTAATGCCGGTTGATCATCCTGATTTGGGTCGATTGCTACTAAAAGATTTTTATAGTTAGCCATGCTGACATCCTCTCAATAAACGGATAGTTCCATCTCTCTAAACTATGTTATTGGGGATAAATACGCAAGAAATGTGATTAAAAAGTAACAACGGATCACAAAGTTTGTGACCCGTTTATAGGAATATTAGCAAGAAACAGGGGATACTTTACCTGCGATATCAGTCAGTTTCGCCATATCGTCGATGGTAATATATTTACCTTTAACGCTGAGCATGCCGCTTTTTTGGAATCGACCTAACAGACGGCTAATTGTCTCAACGGTTAAGCCAAGGTAATTACCAATATCACCACGAGTCATGGTGAGTCTGAATTCTCTTGGTGAGAAGCCACGCTCTGCAAAGCGATGAGATAAGTTAAGAATAAATGCAGCTAAACGTTCTTCCGCATTTTTCTTAGATAATAAGAGGATCATTTCTTGGTCCCCTTTAATTTCACCGCTCATCAGACGCATAATTTGTTGGCGCAGGTTAGGCATTTTGCCAGATAAATCGTCCAGCGTTTCAAATGGAATTTCACAAACCATTGAAGTTTCTAGCGCTTGAGCAAAACTTGGGTGCTGCGTATGAATAATGGCATCAAAGCCAACGAGGTCGCCAGCTAAGTGGAAACCCGTGATTTGCTCATCGCCTTCTTCAGTAATGGTATAGCTTTTAATTGTGCCAGAGCGAATAGCGTATAAAGAACGTAATTCATCGCCTGCTTTAAATAAAGCTTGGCCTTTTTGAATAGGTTTTTTACGTTCGATAATATTATCGAGTTGATCCAGTTCGTGTTCATTCAGTGTAAAAGGAATGCATAGCTGACTAATACTGCAATCCTGGCAATGAATAGCACAACCACCAGACTGGATGCGACGAACAACTCTTTTTTCTGGGATCATATTAAATGCTCAATCAGGTTAAAATTATTGATATGAGTCAATTTTAGCATAAGATAATTGAACAGGTAAGGGCTATGTAAGACAGAAACGAGTTATTAAATAAAAAAGCAAAGAATGCTAAATTTACTAATCTAATAGATTCAGCAGATCATGCTAATTTACAGGATATTAGTAATTTCATGATTTGACATATATTAAATACATAAATTTAATATATAAAAAGAGAGATAAAAAACTTAATAAAAACATGTTTTATTTTACGTGATTTATTAGCATTAAATTAACACAAGAATAAACAGGAATATATCATTTTTTCCTATTAACCTATAAAAAGAGGTCATAATGAGTAACAATTTGATGTCGTTGCCCCCATTAATGACAGCTGTAGACATTATTGATCCAAGTGTTTCGGATGAACTGCAGCTAATAGAAATTCCTCTCCCTAAACTCCTTCCTGGTCATCTAATCGTTAAAGTGGAAGCCGCTGGTGTTAACCGTCCTGATATTTTCCAACGTAAAGGCTCATACCCGCCGCCTCCAGATGCTTCGCCAATCATGGGGCTTGAGGTCTCGGGTACGGTTGTGGCTAAAGCTGATGATGTGACAACGTGGGCGATAGGTGACCGAATTTGTGCACTTGTGGCAGGTGGTGGTTACGCAGAGTACTGCTTAGTGCATCAAGATATCGCTTTGCCGTTAGGAAATTTATCCTTTGAAGAAGGGGCGGCTATTCCAGAAAACTTTTTTACTGTTTGGGCGAATATGTTCCAGATTGGACAGTTGAAGCAAGGGGAAACGGTACTTATTCATGGTGGTACCTCAGGTATTGGTAGTGTTGCCATCCAGCTCGCAAAAGCATTTGGAGCCACGGTGATAACGACGGTTGGCTCAGAAGATAAAGCGATAGCGGCGAAATCACTTGGTGCGGATTGTGTGATTAATTACCGAACAGATGATTTTGTTAAAGTCACTCAGGAATATACAAATCATCATGGTGTGAATATGGTCATCGATATTATTGGTGGTGATTATGTCAGCAAAAATTACGTGGTAGCAGCAAAATTTGGGAGGATCATCCAAATTGGCATGATGAAAGGAAGCCCAACTCAGCTGAATATGATGCCAATGATGGTAAAACGTTTAACTCACACAGGATCAACAATGCGCTCTCGTAGTAATGAAGAGAAAGCGCAAATCGCAAAAGAGCTGCATCAGCAAGTTTGGGTAATGTTACAAAACGGTAAGATAAAGCCAATCATTAACAAAATATACACATTGTGTCAGGTGGAACGCGCACATCACCATATGGAGTCGGGGGATTTGATTGGTAAAATCATTTTAGTAAACAGTTAGCTACGGGTTAACTATTTTTTAATTTTTATATAATTAGATAATAATTACATAGGGTATTATTTTTTATTTATAACAAATAATTTACATTATCAAGTCTTTTAAGCGTAAATATCTCTTTACAGGTGATTAATTTTTGAATTTTTGTGCCTGTCCACAAATCCGAACAAAATTCAGATGAGTTTGTTAATGTTTTAATGAAGATGGATTATATCTATAGACAAGTTGGCTCATTAACGGCTTGTCTACTACTGAATATAGGTTAAGGATATAAGTCTAGTCATATCATTAACAAGTTGTCATTCGACACAGACATCCCCCCGTTATTGCACTTTCCAATGATAATAAGTTGAGTAACTTAATGCAGCTGGTGCCAGCCAGCTGTAGTTTGAAGGTGTAGTGATAATGAATAATTTTAAAAATAAAAATATGAACGTAGATGCATTGTTCCTCGGACCTAAATCTGAAAATGCGGTATTTTTCAGAGAAATGATGGAATACGCAGTGACTGAGCATATGCATTGGCGTTCTGGTTATCATCCCGAAGATCCAGATTTAATTACTACCGTTGATAAATATGCACCGGAATATCGGGATACGTTATATCGCACTGAAGGTATTCTTAATCAGCTTTCCTCGAAATTGAAAACTACGTCAGTGCCTTGGTTTTCACCGCGTTACATGGGACATATGAACGCGGATACACTGATGATCTCCAATCTCGCGTATGTCATGGCGATGATGTACAACCCTAATAACTGCGCACAAGAATCTTCACCAACGACGACGGTGTTAGAAATTGAAGCTGGGTTAGATTTATGCGGTATGTTTGGGTATGACGTGCAAAAATCTTGGGGACACATTACTTCTGGTGGCACAGTGGCTAACTACGAAGGGTTATGGGTCGCGAGAAATATCAAAACATTACCTTTAGCCATGGCATCCCATCCTCAAGCCAAACAACTTTTAACGGATGTTTCAGAAACCGCGTTACTGAATATGCGTACCAGTGATGTATTGGATCTGATTGATGAGTTGAAAAAGCAAGGGTTGTTTGAAGAGATCCGTAATCTGACCTGCCGAGGCACCGGTGTTGAACAAGGTAAACTTGGTAAATTATTAGTGCCGCAATCCAAGCATTATTCGTGGATGAAAGCGATGGATATCCTAGGGTTAGGGCAGCAAAATATTGTCCAACTTCCCGTTGATAAACGTTATCGCACGGATGTTTCGCAAATGCGTGACATCGTTTTCTCACTGATTGAAAAGGGCGAGCCTATTCTTGCAGTGGTGGCCGTTGTCGGGACCACTGAAACAGGCGCTATTGATAACGTCGCTGAAGTCATCAAATTACGCGAAGAATGTGAGCAGCGCTTTGGCGCTTCATTCTATGTGCATATTGATGCCGCGTATGCAGGCTATGCCTGTGCGATGTTCCGTGATGAAAACAACCAATTCCTTGAATATGATGCGCTTATTGAGCGTTACCATCGCGAAGGTGTTTTCCCGCCAGATATCGTTTGGCCAAAGCCTGATGTTTATCAAAGTTTCCGCGCTTTAAACCAAGCTGATTCCATCACCGTCGATCCGCATAAAGTCGGTTTTATCCCTTATGCCGCTGGAGCAATTTGTATGAAGGACAAACGCATTGTCGATTTGATTTCTTATCATGCGGCCTATGTGTTTGAAGAAGTAAAAGAAAGTAGTCGTAAAACCGATAAACAACAGAATGTATTACTGGGTTCATCGATTATGGAAGGCTCAAAAGCGGGTGCGACGGCAGCGGCGGTATGGGCTGCACATCGGTTAGTTCCGCTGAACTTATTGGGGTATGGCAAAGTCATCGCGGCTGGGGTAACAACCGCCAATTGGATGATCGAAAAAATCAATACCAGCGAACCGTTTATCATTGATGGGCGTGAGTTCACGTTGGCGGCGATGCCTGCACCGGATTTCCACATGATCAACTTTATGTTCAGAGAGACGGGAAATACCTCATTAGAGAAGCAAAACCAGTTAAATAAACGTTTGTATGAACTCTGCTCTTATGCGGCAGGACGTACTTATGCCAATGATTTTTTAACGTCGTCAACATCACTAACCCATGAAGAATACGGTGATAATCCTCAGAATTTGTGTCTAGAGGCGAACTTCAAGGAAGAGGAATGGCATAAAGTCCATTCAATTTATGTATTAAGGGCCGCAATTATGACCCATTGCCTGCGTGATAAACAGCACTTCGAAAACTACTGGAATGAATTAAGAAACATCTTTGAAGACAAACTACAACAGCTCATTGATGAAGAAAATAAACGTAATCATTCCATCCAAAAAGTTAGTGTTTAATTAATTTTGTTAGGATCTCAATATGAAAAATCGCACACTTGGTAGTGTTTTTATTGTTGCAGGTACTACGATTGGCGCTGGAATGTTGGCGATGCCAATTGCAGCAGGAAGTAATGGGTTTTCAGTCAGTTTAGTGATGTTATTTGGTCTGTGGGCGCTAATGTGCTACACCGCATTATTGCTGGTTGAAGTTTACCAGCATGAGTCCCATGAAACAGGGATAGGTAGCGTTGCTCAGCGCTATTTAGGCTCGAGTGGGAAGTTCATCACTGGTTTCAGTATGATGTTTTTAATGTATGCCTTAACCGCCGCGTATGTGACGGGAGCGGGGCAAATCATTACCTCCAATCTGAAAGGCAGCTTTGCCATTGAAATGGCTGATTGGATGGGCATTGTAGTCTTTACCATCATTGGTGGTGGGGTTGTTTGCTTTGGTACTTCATCCGTCGATTTTATTAACCGCATCTTGTTTACCGCGAAAATCGTCTTTTTAGTGATTATTCTGGCAATGATGTTCC
The Providencia alcalifaciens DNA segment above includes these coding regions:
- a CDS encoding FNR family transcription factor, with the translated sequence MIPEKRVVRRIQSGGCAIHCQDCSISQLCIPFTLNEHELDQLDNIIERKKPIQKGQALFKAGDELRSLYAIRSGTIKSYTITEEGDEQITGFHLAGDLVGFDAIIHTQHPSFAQALETSMVCEIPFETLDDLSGKMPNLRQQIMRLMSGEIKGDQEMILLLSKKNAEERLAAFILNLSHRFAERGFSPREFRLTMTRGDIGNYLGLTVETISRLLGRFQKSGMLSVKGKYITIDDMAKLTDIAGKVSPVSC
- the pntA gene encoding Re/Si-specific NAD(P)(+) transhydrogenase subunit alpha; the protein is MRIGIPRERLANEARVAATPSTVTQLLNLGFSVCVEQNAGHLASFDDAAYEQAGAEIVSRESAFSADIVFKVNAPLSDEIPLLKEGATLVSFIWPAQNPELMEALKARNINVMAMDAVPRISRAQSLDALSSMANIAGYRAIVEAAHEFGRFFTGQITAAGKVPPAKVMIIGAGVAGLAAIGAAGSLGAIVRAFDTRPEVKEQVQSMGAEFLELDFKEDAGSGDGYAKVMSEAFIKAEMALFAAQAKDVDIIVTTALIPGRPAPKLITKEMVESMRPGSVVVDLAAQTGGNCELTQADKLVVTDNGVKIIGYTDLPSRLPTQSSQLYGTNLVNLMKLLCKEKDGEITIDFDDLVIRGVTVIKQGEITWPAPPIQVSAQPQAKPKAVEKVKAPEKKMSPVTKMALMALAIILFGWFANSAPAEFLSHFTVFALACVVGYYVVWNVTHALHTPLMSVTNAISGIIVVGALLQIGSGGWVSFLSFIAILIASINIFGGFTVTQRMLKMFRKG
- the pntB gene encoding Re/Si-specific NAD(P)(+) transhydrogenase subunit beta, encoding MSSGVVTAAYIVAAILFIFSLAGLSRHESSQRGNTYGIIGMGIALIATILGPHSANVGWMIVAMVIGAVIGIRLAKKVEMTEMPELVAILHSFVGLAAVLVGFNSFIASEGHASSVMENIHLTEVFLGIFIGAVTFTGSIVAYGKLSGKMSSKPMMLPNRHKLNLAALVVSFILLVIFVKTDSVGLQVFVMLIMTAIALAFGWHLVASIGGADMPVVVSMLNSYSGWAAAAAGFMLSNDLLIVTGALVGSSGAILSYIMCKAMNRSFISVIAGGFGTDGSSTGSEEEMGEYRETTAEEVAEMLRNSTSVIITPGYGLAVAQAQYPVHDITAKLRERGINVRFGIHPVAGRLPGHMNVLLAEAKVPYDIVLEMDEINDDFAETDTVLVIGANDTVNPAAQEDPNSPIAGMPVLEVWKANNVVVFKRSMNTGYAGVQNPLFFKENTQMLFGDAKASVDAILKAL
- the uspE gene encoding universal stress protein UspE, which produces MANYKNLLVAIDPNQDDQPALRRAVYIVQRNGGRIKAFLPIYDLSYDMTTLLSPEERNAMRKGVISQKAAWIKQQAHFYLEAGIEIEIKVIWHNKPYEAIIQEVISGQHDLLLKMAHQTDNLESIIFTPLDWHLLRKCPCPVWMVKDKVWPDHGSVVVAVNLSNEESYHDDLNIKLVEKTQDLAQRIIKEQEIHLVSAYPIAPMNIAIELPDFDPSLYNNALRGQHLIAMKSLRQKFAIDEKNTHVREGLPEKIIPDMCEELHAGVVVLGILGRTGLSAAFLGNTAEHVIDKLKCDLLAIKPDGFVCPIKATDD
- a CDS encoding pyridoxal phosphate-dependent decarboxylase family protein; protein product: MNNFKNKNMNVDALFLGPKSENAVFFREMMEYAVTEHMHWRSGYHPEDPDLITTVDKYAPEYRDTLYRTEGILNQLSSKLKTTSVPWFSPRYMGHMNADTLMISNLAYVMAMMYNPNNCAQESSPTTTVLEIEAGLDLCGMFGYDVQKSWGHITSGGTVANYEGLWVARNIKTLPLAMASHPQAKQLLTDVSETALLNMRTSDVLDLIDELKKQGLFEEIRNLTCRGTGVEQGKLGKLLVPQSKHYSWMKAMDILGLGQQNIVQLPVDKRYRTDVSQMRDIVFSLIEKGEPILAVVAVVGTTETGAIDNVAEVIKLREECEQRFGASFYVHIDAAYAGYACAMFRDENNQFLEYDALIERYHREGVFPPDIVWPKPDVYQSFRALNQADSITVDPHKVGFIPYAAGAICMKDKRIVDLISYHAAYVFEEVKESSRKTDKQQNVLLGSSIMEGSKAGATAAAVWAAHRLVPLNLLGYGKVIAAGVTTANWMIEKINTSEPFIIDGREFTLAAMPAPDFHMINFMFRETGNTSLEKQNQLNKRLYELCSYAAGRTYANDFLTSSTSLTHEEYGDNPQNLCLEANFKEEEWHKVHSIYVLRAAIMTHCLRDKQHFENYWNELRNIFEDKLQQLIDEENKRNHSIQKVSV
- the ydgH gene encoding DUF1471 family protein YdgH; this encodes MKLKTTVIAAAVLSLTSITATQAAVELTPKQATELQPYERITVTGRFNAIYEASDAVSRRADKMGAYAFYIQSLDDVGDSGNMRVVADVYAKDASKREESARRVFGGVEEMSKADAKVYQPFDAVTVSGFYPSEPDLYEAIAKKAKEKDAASFYVVRNVAMNDGGNTLATAYIYKKDAPKRQIQKEEAVVPADSDAGRALLAQGGEAADKVLIPGVASSEEPTEAVGRFFETSSSQPGRTSVTLPSGYVIEEVNKTAAAMMVPFDSITFSGYYTNTPEVRYQIAKRAEAKGAKYYHITREWQSNGGSVTISADLFK
- a CDS encoding NAD(P)H-quinone oxidoreductase, producing the protein MSNNLMSLPPLMTAVDIIDPSVSDELQLIEIPLPKLLPGHLIVKVEAAGVNRPDIFQRKGSYPPPPDASPIMGLEVSGTVVAKADDVTTWAIGDRICALVAGGGYAEYCLVHQDIALPLGNLSFEEGAAIPENFFTVWANMFQIGQLKQGETVLIHGGTSGIGSVAIQLAKAFGATVITTVGSEDKAIAAKSLGADCVINYRTDDFVKVTQEYTNHHGVNMVIDIIGGDYVSKNYVVAAKFGRIIQIGMMKGSPTQLNMMPMMVKRLTHTGSTMRSRSNEEKAQIAKELHQQVWVMLQNGKIKPIINKIYTLCQVERAHHHMESGDLIGKIILVNS